From Cercospora beticola chromosome 6, complete sequence, a single genomic window includes:
- the ACU5 gene encoding Acetyl-coenzyme A synthetase has translation MGDAGPIAARHSDALLVPLERFGKSSPHPRVQNLKAYEKLYKKSIEQPDQFWAEQARSLITWERDFGDLVHEGSFKDGDNAWFPEGRLNASFNCIDRHAKRKPNATAIIFEPDEPSSPNRSLTWKELQRDVSRLSWVLTRDFGVKKGDTVAIYMPMVPEAFVAVLACTRIGAIHSVVFGGFSANALRDRILDADARVVLTANEGARGGKVIALKSIVDEALSQCPNVASCLVYRATMSAVPMQAGRDFDWTRETQKWPAVFTPVSMSSEDPLFMLYTSGSTGKPKGLMHTTAGYLLGAALSTQYVFDIHADDGDVFFCGADIGWITGHSYSLYGPLMLGCNVVIYEGTPVYPSPSRYWEIIEKHSVTQLYSAPTVLRLLKRAGDQYVKSDAVQSSLRVVGSVGEPLAANVWQWVHDVVGRGQIHVVDTFFQTETGSYLIAPLAGTTPSKPGCCTLPFFGVEPALLNPATGVEIATPGIEGVLTIKRPIPSMSRTVWRDHNRFMNVYYNPYPGYYFTGDGAIRDQDGYFWIQGRVDDVINVAAHRLSTAEIEAALLEHAYMAEVAVVGVPDDLTGQAVTAFVSLNRSIDNAEAVRIAKEQVSTSIGKFASPKHVVVVQDLPKNRAGKIMRRLLRKIWCGEEDQLGDITTLVNPAAIPAIISAVNPGRAPQTPEPTEIDQLQNLARRMSIC, from the exons ATGGGCGACGCAGGTCCCATCGCCGCAAGGCACTCTGACGCACTGTTAGTGCCGCTCGAGCGCTTCGG AAAGTCTTCGCCCCATCCACGTGTGCAGAACTTGAAAGCATACGAGAAGCTTTACAAGAAGTCGATCGAGCAGCCAGATCAGTTCTGGGCTGAACAAGCACGCTCGCTGATCACCTGGGAGCGTGATTTTGGCGATCTTGTCCACGAAGGCAGCTTCAAGGATGGCGACAATGCCTGGTTTCCGGAAGGCCGACTAAATGCCTCGTTCAATTGCATTGACAGACATGCTAAGCGCAAGCCAAATGCTACAGCAATCATCTTCGAGCCTGATGAGCCAAGCAGTCCGAACCGATCCTTGACGTGGAAAGAGCTGCAGAGAGATGTGTCACGTTTGAGCTGGGTCTTGACGCGTGACTTTGGTGTCAAGAAGGGCGACACTGTTGCCATATATATGCCAATGGTTCCGGAGGCTTTCGTCGCTGTCCTGGCTTGCACACGCATAGGTGCCATCCACTCGGTCGTATTCGGTGGCTTCTCTGCCAACGCTCTCCGCGACAGGATCCTGGATGCCGACGCCCGTGTTGTCTTGACAGCCAACGAGGGGGCTCGTGGCGGGAAGGTCATCGCTCTCAAGTCAATTGTCGACGAAGCTCTCAGCCAATGCCCAAATGTAGCGAGCTGTCTGGTCTATCGAGCTACGATGAGCGCAGTGCCAATGCAGGCAGGGCGAGATTTTGACTGGACCAGAGAGACTCAAAAGTGGCCTGCGGTGTTCACACCGGTCTCGATGTCATCTGAGGATCCGCTCTTCATGCTGTATACCTCGGGTTCGACTGGAAAGCCGAAAGGATTGATGCACACCACCGCCGGATATCTGCTTGGTGCCGCATTGTCAACGCAATACGTCTTCGACATCCACGCGGACGACGGTGATGTTTTCTTCTGTGGAGCTGATATCGGCTGGATTACTGGCCATTCGTACTCATTGTACGGCCCGCTGATGCTGGGCTGCAATGTTGTGATATACGAAGGCACTCCGGTCtatccatcgccatcgcgaTATTGGGAGATCATCGAGAAGCATAGTGTCACCCAACTGTACTCAGCGCCAACAgtgcttcgccttctcaaGCGCGCTGGCGATCAGTACGTCAAAAGCGACGCGGTGCAGTCGAGCTTGCGAGTCGTTGGGTCTGTGGGAGAGCCACTCGCGGCGAACGTGTGGCAGTGGGTACATGATGTGGTCGGCCGAGGTCAGATCCATGTCGTTGACACCTTCTTCCAGACAGAGACAGGCTCTTATCTCATCGCGCCTCTGGCCGGTACGACTCCGTCCAAGCCAGGTTGCTGTACACTCCCATTCTTCGGAGTGGAGCCCGCTCTACTCAATCCTGCCACAGGTGTTGAGATCGCAACTCCTGGAATTGAGGGAGTCCTCACCATTAAGCGGCCGATTCCAAGCATGTCGAGGACGGTTTGGCGCGACCACAATCGATTTATGAATGTCTACTACAACCCATATCCTGGATACTACTTCACCGGCGACGGCGCGATCAGAGACCAAGACGGGTATTTCTGGATCCAAGGACGCGTCGACGATGTGATTAATGTGGCAGCTCATCGTTTATCAACGGCTGAGATTGAAGCAGCACTTCTAGAGCACGCCTACATGGCTGAAGTCGCGGTTGTCGGAGTTCCAGATGATCTTACTGGCCAGGCCGTGACTGCTTTCGTCTCCTTGAATCGGAGCATTGACAATGCTGAAGCTGTCAGAATCGCAAAAGAGCAGGTCTCCACCAGCATTGGAAAGTTTGCCTCGCCCAAGCATGTCGTGGTCGTCCAGGACCTGCCGAAGAACCGAGCGGGCAAGATCATGAGGAGACTGCTGCGGAAGATCTggtgcggcgaggaggatcaACTGGGCGACATCACGACGCTGGTGAATCCGGCGGCCATTCCTGCCATCATCAGCGCCGTCAACCCAGGCAGAGCACCGCAGACGCCCGAGCCGACGGAAATCGATCAGCTCCAGAACTTGGCGCGGCGGATGTCCATCTGTTGA